One Novosphingobium sp. G106 DNA segment encodes these proteins:
- the rpe gene encoding ribulose-phosphate 3-epimerase, protein MAAPLISPSILSADFSRLGEEVRAVDAAGADWIHVDVMDGHFVPNITIGPMVVKALRPHTKKPFDVHLMISPVDLYLEAFAEAGADIITFHPEAGPHAHRTVQAIKGLGKQAGVSLNPGTPAKMLDYLIDEIDLVLVMSVNPGFGGQSFISSQLRKIEALRKMIDKTGRDIRLEVDGGVDVGTAQSCVDAGADVLVAGTATFRGGPDRYAANIAALKGLA, encoded by the coding sequence ATGGCCGCCCCTCTCATCTCGCCCTCGATCCTCTCCGCCGATTTCTCCCGGCTGGGCGAAGAAGTGCGCGCGGTCGATGCGGCGGGGGCCGACTGGATCCACGTCGACGTGATGGACGGCCATTTCGTGCCCAACATCACGATCGGGCCGATGGTGGTCAAAGCCCTGCGGCCGCACACCAAGAAGCCCTTCGACGTGCACCTGATGATTTCGCCGGTCGACCTCTACCTGGAGGCCTTTGCCGAGGCAGGTGCCGACATCATCACCTTCCATCCCGAGGCGGGTCCGCATGCCCACCGCACGGTTCAGGCGATCAAGGGCCTCGGCAAGCAGGCCGGCGTTTCGCTGAACCCGGGAACCCCGGCCAAGATGCTGGATTACCTGATCGACGAGATCGACCTCGTCCTGGTGATGAGCGTCAATCCGGGTTTCGGCGGGCAGAGCTTCATTTCCAGCCAGCTGCGCAAGATCGAGGCGCTCCGCAAGATGATCGACAAGACGGGACGGGATATCAGGCTCGAAGTGGACGGCGGCGTCGATGTCGGCACTGCGCAGTCCTGCGTCGATGCCGGCGCGGACGTGCTGGTCGCTGGCACGGCGACGTTCCGCGGTGGCCCCGATCGCTATGCGGCGAATATCGCCGCGCTCAAGGGGCTTGCCTGA
- a CDS encoding Fur family transcriptional regulator: protein MSGHDHHEHEGETLIDAARDALVAEGEQWTEMRADVFAALAARDKPSSAYDIAESVSALRAKRVAANSVYRILDLFVRTNLARRVESANAYVANSHPGCRHDCIFLICDSCGQLVHIDDDKLTGALVSAAKSAGFADVRPVVELRGMCETCS from the coding sequence ATGTCAGGGCACGACCATCACGAGCACGAGGGTGAAACGCTGATCGACGCGGCGCGCGATGCGCTGGTCGCGGAGGGCGAGCAGTGGACCGAGATGCGTGCCGACGTCTTCGCCGCGCTCGCGGCACGCGACAAGCCGAGCTCGGCTTACGACATCGCCGAAAGCGTCTCGGCGCTACGTGCCAAGCGCGTCGCGGCGAACTCGGTCTATCGCATCCTCGATCTCTTCGTGCGCACCAATCTCGCGCGCCGGGTCGAGAGCGCCAATGCCTATGTCGCCAACAGCCACCCGGGCTGTCGCCACGACTGCATCTTCCTGATCTGCGATTCCTGCGGCCAGCTCGTCCATATCGACGACGACAAGCTCACCGGCGCGCTGGTGAGCGCGGCGAAGAGCGCTGGCTTCGCAGACGTTCGTCCCGTGGTCGAACTGCGCGGCATGTGCGAGACCTGTAGTTGA
- a CDS encoding CDP-alcohol phosphatidyltransferase family protein, translated as MSIRTSNGVVVVFSDAWSAAHLVAGLPAAARALREVAQAGAACCTIAVPGGWRPDRNAAAELARLAQGMPYSVVDTASLAGDDAPQLLLQGEHPVSAERLRSALSGAELPHGALLFAPPRDWARLPQLTRAQAIARLDRAAEAIIAGTSKPGDGIVSQLINRPISQAISRLLLRFPGITPFHATAVSALLAVAMLASLIFGGTNGLILGAIFYQLASIVDGVDGEIARATFRSSRAGALADSLVDAVTNIGFLAGLDINLWIQGNAEAAIAGSLGLAIVALGLFLIGRRARHSKAAFTFDEVKTHFQARRSWLFQTLIWLTMRDFFALGWLVGIVAGVAAPGLMLFSFGAAVWLVVVVFVLRPRQT; from the coding sequence GTGAGTATTCGGACGAGCAACGGGGTAGTCGTCGTATTTTCGGACGCCTGGTCGGCGGCGCATCTCGTCGCGGGCCTGCCGGCCGCGGCGCGTGCCTTGCGCGAGGTTGCTCAGGCAGGGGCGGCTTGCTGCACGATTGCCGTGCCCGGTGGCTGGCGGCCAGACAGGAACGCCGCGGCCGAGCTCGCGCGGCTGGCCCAGGGCATGCCTTACAGTGTGGTCGATACCGCTTCGCTGGCGGGCGACGACGCGCCGCAACTGCTGCTTCAGGGTGAGCATCCGGTCAGCGCCGAGCGGTTGCGATCCGCCTTGTCCGGCGCGGAACTGCCGCATGGTGCCCTGCTGTTCGCTCCGCCACGCGATTGGGCCCGCTTGCCCCAGCTCACGCGAGCGCAGGCGATTGCGCGGCTTGACCGCGCCGCCGAGGCGATCATCGCGGGAACTTCGAAACCGGGCGACGGCATCGTCTCGCAGCTGATCAACCGGCCCATCTCGCAAGCGATCAGCCGGTTGTTGTTGCGCTTCCCCGGGATCACGCCGTTCCACGCGACCGCGGTGTCGGCCTTGCTGGCGGTTGCCATGCTCGCTTCGCTGATCTTCGGCGGCACGAACGGGCTGATCCTCGGCGCGATATTCTATCAGCTCGCGTCGATCGTCGACGGCGTCGATGGCGAGATCGCCCGAGCCACTTTCCGGTCTTCGCGTGCCGGTGCCCTGGCCGACAGCCTCGTCGACGCGGTAACTAACATAGGTTTTCTTGCCGGGCTCGACATTAATCTGTGGATTCAGGGCAACGCTGAAGCGGCAATCGCAGGCTCGCTGGGGCTGGCGATCGTCGCTTTGGGGCTGTTCCTGATCGGCCGACGCGCGCGTCACAGCAAGGCTGCGTTCACCTTCGATGAGGTTAAGACGCACTTCCAGGCGCGCCGGTCCTGGCTGTTCCAAACGCTCATTTGGTTGACGATGCGGGACTTTTTTGCTCTGGGCTGGCTCGTCGGAATCGTCGCGGGAGTCGCGGCGCCGGGACTCATGCTGTTTTCGTTTGGAGCTGCCGTCTGGCTGGTGGTCGTGGTGTTCGTCCTTCGCCCGCGACAAACTTGA
- a CDS encoding VOC family protein — protein MTLLSASPVAFILTADRTRAKPFYAGALGLPILSEDDFAVTFGLGSGMTIRLTDLPGHTGAQHTVLGWDVPDIAAAAAELKAKGVTFRIYEGFGQDADGIWSPPGGGAKVAWFTDPDGNVLSLTQFG, from the coding sequence ATGACGTTGCTATCCGCGAGCCCGGTCGCTTTCATCCTCACGGCCGACCGGACTCGGGCCAAGCCGTTCTATGCCGGCGCGCTGGGCCTGCCGATTCTCTCCGAGGACGACTTTGCTGTGACCTTCGGCCTCGGCAGCGGCATGACGATCCGGCTAACCGACCTGCCCGGCCACACCGGCGCCCAGCATACCGTGCTGGGCTGGGACGTGCCCGACATCGCCGCAGCCGCGGCCGAGCTCAAGGCCAAGGGCGTGACCTTCCGCATCTACGAAGGCTTCGGTCAGGACGCCGACGGCATCTGGAGCCCGCCTGGCGGCGGCGCCAAGGTCGCCTGGTTCACCGATCCTGACGGCAACGTGCTGAGCCTGACGCAGTTCGGCTAG
- a CDS encoding NTP transferase domain-containing protein, translating to MEALIIAAGYGSRLRDISESKPLTPVAGIPLLELGVRQAAAAGAARVVVVTGHEAEKVEAALPALADRAGIPVVAQRVDDWSKPNGFSVMAGAARIDGNYLLMMADHIFSAAVLQQLAGAGGSDRGVTLGIDRRITSPLIDPDDATWVRTDARGFIQAIGKTIPEYDAVDCGAFLATPELAEAIAEAVTAGKSGSLSDGMQRLADKGRAATLDVGEAWWLDVDDPRAHALAEAEAPVQLKEIYG from the coding sequence ATGGAAGCCCTGATCATTGCCGCGGGATATGGCAGCCGCCTGCGCGACATTTCCGAATCGAAGCCGCTGACACCGGTCGCGGGCATTCCGCTGCTCGAACTCGGCGTGCGCCAGGCCGCGGCCGCAGGCGCGGCGAGGGTCGTCGTGGTCACCGGCCACGAGGCGGAGAAGGTCGAGGCCGCATTGCCGGCGCTGGCCGATCGTGCGGGCATTCCCGTCGTCGCGCAGCGCGTCGACGACTGGTCGAAGCCGAACGGCTTCTCGGTCATGGCCGGTGCTGCGCGGATCGACGGCAACTACCTGCTGATGATGGCCGACCACATATTTTCCGCGGCGGTGCTGCAGCAGCTCGCCGGGGCCGGTGGCTCGGACCGCGGCGTCACGCTGGGAATCGACCGGCGCATCACCAGCCCGCTGATCGACCCCGACGATGCCACTTGGGTCCGGACCGACGCGCGCGGTTTCATCCAAGCCATCGGCAAGACGATACCCGAATACGACGCGGTCGATTGCGGTGCATTCCTCGCCACGCCCGAACTCGCCGAGGCGATCGCCGAGGCCGTGACGGCGGGCAAGTCCGGAAGCCTGTCCGACGGCATGCAGCGCCTCGCCGACAAGGGCCGGGCGGCGACGCTGGACGTCGGCGAGGCCTGGTGGCTCGACGTCGACGATCCGCGTGCGCATGCCTTGGCCGAGGCGGAGGCCCCGGTGCAGCTCAAGGAAATCTACGGCTGA
- a CDS encoding heparinase II/III family protein yields the protein MVVSEAEVTASEADRDRGEPVEPGIIEPGRALALADFSPPSVGAGEWLVRFAYKIGVPGSMLSSPMGKSAKPRLLATVSNPLPGSRAAGTALRAGHFLVHGAKTPIAQIDFAGAGRMTPPLERVVHSFAWLADLEACAVREQGVPVAERIFAAWLDANPKPPGKPGKGPAWSVANAGTRQLNWLVHAPLILSGHDKRLRPRVLAAVMDGARWLDRNVGRAEDLLGAVAGWCGIVASGLLLPDGRPRRLFGEAGLIRALGDLIGDDGGVLSRSPLGQMEAITLLVSLRACYRATRREAPEALDNLIAVLVPPLLALTHGDGSLGSWQGSWAIDADEIARLVDASSVRTRPLRDVRQWGFQRVTAQKSLLLFDAAPPPMAKHARTGCASTLAFEFSSGAHRIVVNCGGSAAAGGLVPVRLEQGLRATAAHSTLVLDDVNSTAVLINGKIGSGVSEVDIDRRTLEGDAVDKAGKGGRATRLEASHNGYAARYGLVHRRILILRDDGSELRGEDLLVPTGRKGKRGKVAFAIRFHLGPNIEVGLSDDGQGVGIALPDGTYWQFRAAGGEVTVEDLFWVDGQGRPVPIQQLVVSGLVSRGGGNFAWLLKKMG from the coding sequence ATGGTGGTGAGTGAAGCCGAGGTCACCGCCAGCGAGGCTGATCGGGACCGCGGCGAACCGGTCGAGCCCGGCATCATCGAGCCGGGACGGGCGCTGGCGCTCGCTGATTTCTCGCCGCCCTCGGTCGGTGCCGGCGAATGGCTGGTACGATTCGCCTACAAGATCGGCGTGCCCGGCTCGATGCTCAGCTCGCCGATGGGCAAGTCGGCCAAGCCGCGGCTGCTGGCGACTGTGTCGAACCCGCTGCCGGGCAGCCGCGCCGCGGGCACCGCGCTGCGTGCCGGGCATTTCCTCGTTCACGGTGCCAAGACGCCGATAGCGCAGATCGACTTCGCCGGCGCCGGCCGGATGACCCCGCCGCTCGAGCGCGTGGTCCATTCCTTCGCCTGGCTCGCCGATCTCGAAGCCTGCGCCGTGCGCGAGCAGGGCGTGCCCGTCGCCGAACGGATCTTCGCCGCCTGGCTCGACGCCAATCCCAAGCCGCCAGGCAAGCCCGGCAAGGGGCCAGCCTGGAGTGTGGCCAACGCCGGCACGCGCCAGCTCAACTGGCTGGTCCACGCGCCGCTGATCCTTTCGGGTCACGACAAGCGACTGCGCCCGCGTGTACTTGCGGCGGTCATGGACGGCGCGCGCTGGCTCGACCGCAACGTCGGCCGTGCCGAGGACCTGCTGGGCGCGGTCGCCGGCTGGTGTGGCATCGTCGCCTCGGGCCTGCTGCTGCCCGACGGCCGCCCGCGCCGCCTCTTTGGCGAGGCCGGGCTGATCCGCGCGCTGGGCGACCTGATCGGCGACGATGGCGGCGTGCTGTCGCGCAGCCCGCTCGGCCAGATGGAAGCGATCACGCTGCTCGTCAGCCTGCGCGCCTGCTACCGCGCCACGCGGCGCGAGGCGCCCGAAGCGCTCGACAACCTGATCGCGGTGCTGGTGCCGCCGCTGCTCGCGCTGACCCACGGCGACGGCTCGCTGGGCTCGTGGCAGGGCTCCTGGGCGATCGACGCCGACGAGATCGCCCGGCTGGTCGATGCCAGCAGCGTGCGCACGCGGCCCCTGCGCGACGTGCGCCAGTGGGGCTTCCAGCGCGTCACCGCGCAGAAGAGCCTGCTGCTGTTCGACGCCGCGCCGCCGCCGATGGCGAAGCATGCGCGGACGGGCTGCGCCTCGACGCTGGCTTTCGAGTTTTCCTCGGGCGCACACCGGATCGTCGTCAACTGCGGCGGTTCGGCCGCCGCGGGCGGGCTCGTTCCGGTCCGGCTCGAGCAGGGCCTGCGCGCCACCGCGGCGCATTCGACGTTGGTGCTCGATGACGTCAATTCCACCGCCGTCCTGATCAACGGCAAGATCGGCTCGGGCGTCTCCGAAGTCGACATAGACCGCCGCACGCTCGAAGGCGATGCCGTCGACAAGGCCGGCAAAGGCGGCCGCGCGACGCGGCTCGAAGCCAGCCATAACGGCTATGCCGCGCGCTACGGCCTGGTCCACCGCCGCATCCTGATCCTGCGCGACGACGGCAGCGAGCTGCGCGGCGAGGACCTGCTGGTGCCCACCGGCCGCAAGGGCAAGCGCGGCAAGGTGGCCTTCGCCATCCGCTTCCATTTGGGCCCCAATATCGAGGTCGGCCTGTCGGACGATGGCCAGGGCGTCGGCATTGCCTTGCCCGATGGCACCTACTGGCAGTTCCGTGCCGCGGGCGGCGAAGTGACCGTCGAGGATCTGTTCTGGGTCGACGGGCAGGGCCGGCCGGTGCCGATCCAGCAGCTCGTCGTCAGCGGTCTCGTCTCGCGGGGCGGCGGCAATTTTGCCTGGCTGCTGAAGAAGATGGGGTAA
- a CDS encoding GNAT family N-acetyltransferase — MATHFVGRAGALRQDSLDGGSRFVGFSADEALIGAWARLELTAQLPTQFYAFAASLSETLLADTPLTLLMASTASGASALLPLCRGKGYFARWRAVGPRELFEPVDALCADDEGVVLLAEALSRQSRPLLLDRIPASSGLIPALRSAMKGKGWLSVRPGVSTPTITLDESWTAPESQFNSGRRSDFRRAARRAGELGTVTYEMLSPGVEAFDALFDEAIAVEVRSWKKEAGTAIAVDGAKEAFFRNFFRSASRQGIFRVAFLRIDGQAVAMQMGLECLDRYWLFKIGYDEAFGKCSPGTLLMLHTLGWAAGRRLQSYELLGDVEPWIAALWTREHRECLRVRTYPFGLRGAVGFSADLATWMTARMKPRADAA, encoded by the coding sequence GTGGCGACGCATTTTGTCGGCCGGGCAGGCGCCTTGCGGCAAGACAGTCTCGACGGCGGTTCGCGCTTCGTCGGTTTCAGCGCCGACGAAGCGCTGATCGGCGCGTGGGCTCGGCTCGAGCTGACCGCGCAGCTGCCGACGCAGTTCTATGCTTTTGCCGCTTCACTTTCCGAAACGCTGCTCGCTGATACGCCACTGACCCTGCTGATGGCATCGACGGCGAGCGGTGCGAGCGCGCTGTTGCCGCTGTGCCGCGGCAAGGGCTATTTCGCGCGCTGGCGGGCGGTTGGGCCACGGGAACTGTTCGAACCCGTCGATGCGCTCTGCGCCGATGACGAAGGCGTGGTGCTGCTGGCGGAGGCGCTGTCGCGCCAGTCGCGGCCACTGCTGCTCGATCGCATTCCGGCCAGCTCCGGTCTGATCCCAGCCTTGCGGAGCGCGATGAAAGGCAAGGGCTGGCTGTCGGTGCGACCGGGGGTGTCGACGCCGACGATCACGCTCGACGAAAGCTGGACCGCGCCCGAAAGCCAGTTCAATTCCGGGCGGCGATCCGATTTCCGCCGCGCCGCGCGCCGTGCGGGCGAACTCGGGACGGTGACCTACGAAATGCTCTCGCCGGGCGTGGAGGCCTTCGACGCGCTGTTCGACGAAGCCATCGCCGTCGAAGTGCGCTCGTGGAAGAAGGAGGCTGGCACGGCCATCGCGGTCGACGGCGCAAAGGAAGCTTTCTTCCGCAATTTCTTCCGTTCGGCGAGCCGGCAAGGCATCTTCCGCGTCGCCTTCCTGCGTATCGACGGTCAGGCCGTCGCCATGCAGATGGGGCTCGAATGCCTGGACCGCTACTGGCTGTTCAAGATCGGTTATGACGAGGCCTTCGGCAAATGCTCGCCGGGCACGCTGCTGATGCTGCATACGCTGGGCTGGGCGGCCGGCCGCCGGCTGCAGTCCTACGAACTGCTCGGCGATGTCGAACCGTGGATCGCCGCGCTCTGGACCCGCGAGCACCGCGAATGCCTGCGCGTGCGGACCTATCCGTTCGGCCTGCGCGGCGCGGTCGGCTTCTCGGCTGACCTGGCGACCTGGATGACCGCACGAATGAAGCCCAGGGCCGATGCGGCCTGA
- a CDS encoding DUF2141 domain-containing protein — MTLPRRLSAAAIACAATLTAFFGHAAQAQTATPPAGCTGTPSATWITVNAEGLRNSNGLLAVTLYADNPSKFLVRHGSLYVGRVNAVQGTTHACLFVPKPGVYALALYHDENGDKKFDRTSIGFPAEGYGFSNNPPTLAGLPSFRSVRLNIPRTGLTTRVQMKYP, encoded by the coding sequence ATGACCCTCCCGAGACGTCTGAGCGCGGCGGCGATCGCTTGCGCCGCCACGCTGACGGCATTCTTCGGACACGCTGCGCAGGCCCAAACGGCAACGCCGCCGGCGGGCTGCACCGGCACGCCCAGCGCAACCTGGATCACCGTCAATGCGGAAGGCTTGCGCAACAGCAACGGCCTGCTCGCGGTCACCCTCTATGCCGACAATCCCAGCAAGTTCCTGGTCCGTCACGGCTCGCTCTACGTCGGCCGGGTGAACGCGGTGCAGGGCACGACCCATGCCTGCCTCTTCGTGCCGAAGCCGGGCGTCTATGCGCTGGCGCTCTATCACGACGAGAACGGCGACAAGAAGTTCGACCGCACTTCCATCGGCTTCCCCGCCGAAGGCTATGGCTTCTCGAACAATCCGCCGACGCTGGCCGGCCTGCCGTCGTTCCGCTCGGTCCGCCTAAACATCCCGCGCACCGGCCTGACTACGCGCGTGCAGATGAAGTACCCCTGA
- a CDS encoding CDP-alcohol phosphatidyltransferase family protein — protein MAAATRDETRKGPLPERPRRARELQDPLNHYLYHPLAWQLALRLARTPLTPNMVSVIGAFCVIGAAAAYAQPWWPISALLGLFLHMAWHVVDGADGDLARITGKTSPTGELVDGICDYASHIVLYFVLLWLLLPQIGWIAWPIMAVAGLSHIVQSNHVEVQRRQYQWWVYGTPWLRNTHTEGSETAKGGAGALVSFYLRLASGMTPHALKIDAAVEKAMASDPAALERIRAAVRAEAPPLLFLCKLLGPNPRAIVLGLSMLAGSPLYYFIYQGVVLNALLVLSVVRHNQAAERIAARIGA, from the coding sequence TTGGCTGCCGCGACACGCGACGAAACCCGCAAGGGCCCGCTGCCCGAAAGGCCCCGGCGCGCGCGCGAACTCCAGGATCCGCTGAACCACTATCTCTATCATCCGCTGGCCTGGCAGCTGGCGCTGCGCCTGGCGCGGACACCGCTGACGCCGAACATGGTCTCGGTCATCGGCGCGTTCTGTGTGATCGGCGCGGCCGCGGCCTACGCCCAGCCCTGGTGGCCGATTTCCGCCCTGCTCGGCCTCTTCCTCCACATGGCCTGGCACGTCGTCGATGGCGCCGACGGCGATCTCGCGCGGATCACCGGCAAGACCAGCCCGACCGGCGAATTGGTCGACGGGATCTGCGATTACGCCAGCCATATCGTGCTCTATTTCGTGCTGCTCTGGCTGCTGCTGCCGCAGATCGGCTGGATCGCATGGCCGATCATGGCGGTGGCTGGGCTCAGCCACATCGTCCAGTCGAACCATGTCGAAGTGCAGCGCCGCCAGTACCAGTGGTGGGTCTATGGCACGCCTTGGCTGCGCAACACCCATACCGAGGGTTCGGAGACCGCGAAGGGCGGAGCCGGCGCGCTAGTCTCGTTCTACCTGCGCCTCGCCAGCGGCATGACGCCCCACGCGCTGAAGATCGACGCGGCGGTGGAGAAGGCGATGGCGAGCGATCCCGCCGCGCTCGAACGCATCCGCGCCGCAGTTCGCGCCGAGGCGCCACCGCTCCTGTTCCTGTGCAAGCTGCTCGGCCCCAACCCGCGCGCGATCGTGCTCGGCCTGTCGATGCTGGCGGGCAGCCCGCTCTATTATTTCATCTACCAGGGCGTGGTGCTCAATGCGCTGCTGGTGCTCTCGGTAGTGCGGCACAACCAGGCGGCCGAACGGATCGCCGCGCGGATCGGCGCCTAG
- a CDS encoding proline dehydrogenase family protein, with protein MRRVSEIPLRGCASSRGSGPIPTGGDCDIEASYLGLVTRLAGRTAPVSVATHSPLLAERALAILLDAGTPCELEQLRGLPMRRTMAIARRLGVPVRIYVPFGPGWLPYAADKALGRPYLPKWIVRDRLGLVD; from the coding sequence ATGCGGCGCGTTTCCGAGATACCTCTGCGCGGCTGCGCATCGTCAAGGGGGAGTGGGCCGATCCCGACTGGGGGGGATTGCGATATCGAAGCCAGTTACCTCGGCCTGGTCACGCGCCTCGCGGGCCGGACCGCTCCTGTTTCAGTCGCCACCCACAGCCCTCTGCTTGCCGAGCGTGCGCTCGCTATCCTGCTCGATGCCGGCACGCCGTGCGAGCTCGAGCAGCTCCGCGGTCTGCCGATGCGCCGCACCATGGCGATCGCGCGGCGGCTGGGTGTGCCGGTGCGGATCTATGTGCCGTTCGGGCCGGGCTGGCTGCCCTATGCCGCCGACAAGGCGCTGGGCCGTCCCTATTTGCCGAAGTGGATCGTCCGCGACCGGCTGGGCCTGGTCGACTGA
- the purH gene encoding bifunctional phosphoribosylaminoimidazolecarboxamide formyltransferase/IMP cyclohydrolase, with amino-acid sequence MTDVTIRRALLSVSDKAGLADLGKALAARGVELVSTGGTAKALRDASLTVRDVSDLTGFPEMMDGRVKTLHPMVHGGLLAVRDDAEHAKAMAEHGIGAIDLVVVNLYPFQQTVAKGAERDEVIENIDIGGPSMVRSAAKNHAYVTILTDPADYATLLTELEETGGASRLEFRKVMAAKAFAATAAYDAAIAGWFARTDQQHHFPPRRAVSSTLATTLRYGENPHQEAALYLADSSSLGTGIPQAEQVQGKELSYNNYNDANAALELVGEFAGQQPTVVIVKHANPCGVATAPTLLEAWEAALACDSVSAYGGIVATNVPLDGPTAEAIAKIFTEVVVAPGADDAARAAFTRKKNLRLLISQGLPDPARKGFNQVVIAGGLLVQDRDTGAISRDDLKVVTKRQPTEQELQDCLFAWTVAKHVKSNAIVYAKDGVTAGIGAGQMNRRDSSRIAAMKAKEAAETYGWDQARTVGSAVASDAFFPFADGLLAAAEAGATAIIQPGGSIRDDEVIAAADAAGLAMVFTGMRQFRH; translated from the coding sequence ATGACAGACGTCACCATCCGCCGCGCGCTGCTTTCCGTTTCCGACAAGGCGGGCCTCGCCGATCTCGGCAAGGCGCTCGCCGCGCGGGGCGTCGAACTCGTCTCGACCGGCGGCACGGCCAAGGCGCTGCGTGACGCGAGCCTGACGGTGCGCGACGTGTCCGATCTCACCGGCTTCCCCGAGATGATGGACGGCCGCGTCAAGACGCTGCACCCGATGGTCCACGGCGGCCTGCTCGCGGTGCGCGACGATGCCGAGCATGCCAAGGCGATGGCAGAGCACGGCATCGGCGCGATCGACCTCGTCGTGGTCAACCTCTATCCGTTCCAGCAGACCGTGGCCAAGGGTGCGGAGCGCGACGAGGTGATCGAGAACATCGACATCGGCGGCCCCTCGATGGTGCGCTCGGCGGCGAAGAATCACGCCTATGTGACGATCCTCACCGACCCCGCCGACTACGCGACGCTGCTGACGGAGCTTGAGGAAACGGGCGGTGCCAGCCGGCTAGAATTCCGCAAGGTCATGGCCGCCAAGGCCTTCGCCGCCACCGCCGCCTACGATGCCGCGATCGCCGGCTGGTTCGCCCGCACCGACCAGCAGCATCACTTCCCGCCGCGCCGCGCAGTTTCCAGCACGCTCGCGACCACGCTGCGCTATGGCGAGAACCCGCACCAGGAAGCCGCGCTCTATCTCGCCGACAGCTCGTCGCTCGGCACCGGCATTCCCCAGGCCGAGCAGGTCCAGGGCAAGGAGCTGTCCTACAACAACTACAACGACGCCAATGCCGCGCTCGAACTGGTGGGCGAATTCGCCGGGCAACAGCCCACGGTAGTCATCGTCAAGCATGCCAACCCCTGCGGCGTCGCCACGGCACCGACCCTGCTCGAGGCTTGGGAAGCGGCGCTGGCCTGCGATTCGGTTTCGGCCTACGGCGGTATCGTCGCGACAAACGTCCCCCTCGACGGGCCGACCGCCGAGGCAATCGCCAAGATCTTCACCGAAGTCGTCGTCGCGCCCGGTGCCGATGATGCGGCGCGCGCGGCCTTCACCAGGAAGAAGAACCTGCGTCTGCTGATCAGCCAGGGCCTGCCAGATCCGGCGCGCAAGGGCTTCAACCAGGTCGTCATCGCCGGCGGCCTGCTCGTACAGGACCGCGACACCGGTGCGATATCGCGTGATGACCTCAAGGTCGTCACCAAGCGCCAGCCGACCGAGCAGGAGCTTCAGGACTGCCTGTTCGCCTGGACCGTGGCCAAGCACGTCAAGTCGAACGCGATCGTCTATGCCAAGGACGGCGTCACGGCGGGTATCGGCGCGGGCCAGATGAACCGCCGCGATAGCTCGCGCATCGCCGCGATGAAGGCCAAGGAAGCCGCTGAGACCTATGGCTGGGACCAGGCACGTACCGTCGGCAGCGCGGTCGCCTCGGACGCCTTCTTCCCCTTCGCCGACGGCCTGCTCGCCGCCGCCGAAGCGGGCGCCACGGCGATCATCCAGCCGGGTGGTTCGATCCGCGACGATGAGGTCATAGCCGCTGCGGACGCGGCCGGCCTGGCCATGGTCTTCACCGGAATGCGGCAATTCCGCCACTAA
- the msrA gene encoding peptide-methionine (S)-S-oxide reductase MsrA has product MRRAAFLLPLLALAAACQQPASAETVVLTPAAQRQASEPAGLKTAIFAGGCFWGVEGVFSHVIGVTSAVSGYHGGPANKAHYELIHGGDSGHAESVRVTYDPARVRYDQLLRIFFSVVTDPTQLNRQGPDVGKEYRNALVPMNPEQRAVAEAYLAQLRASNVWHAPIVTRIEAYQRFYPAETDHQDFMLNNPDHPYIRRWDAPKVAALQRVFPGEYKRAFTAR; this is encoded by the coding sequence ATGAGGCGCGCAGCCTTCCTGCTGCCCCTCCTGGCGCTTGCCGCCGCCTGTCAGCAACCCGCATCCGCCGAGACTGTCGTTCTGACGCCCGCCGCACAGCGCCAGGCGAGCGAGCCAGCCGGCCTCAAGACCGCAATTTTTGCGGGTGGCTGCTTCTGGGGCGTAGAAGGCGTGTTCAGCCATGTGATCGGCGTGACCAGCGCGGTCTCGGGCTATCACGGCGGCCCTGCCAACAAGGCGCATTATGAGCTGATCCACGGCGGCGACAGCGGCCACGCCGAATCGGTGCGCGTCACCTACGACCCCGCCCGCGTCCGCTACGACCAGCTGCTGCGCATCTTCTTTTCGGTAGTAACCGACCCGACCCAGCTCAACCGCCAGGGCCCCGATGTCGGCAAGGAGTACCGCAACGCGCTCGTACCGATGAATCCCGAGCAGCGTGCGGTGGCAGAGGCTTACCTTGCCCAGCTGCGCGCCTCGAACGTCTGGCATGCGCCGATCGTCACCCGGATAGAGGCCTATCAGCGCTTCTACCCGGCCGAGACCGATCACCAGGACTTCATGCTGAACAACCCCGATCACCCCTATATCCGGCGCTGGGACGCGCCCAAGGTGGCAGCGCTGCAACGTGTGTTTCCCGGCGAATACAAGCGAGCCTTCACCGCGCGCTGA